The DNA segment CAGTTCTTAGCCATACCGCGCGTAACCAAAGAAGGTATTGAGCTGACCGAAACCACCAAAGTGAGCTACGAGAATCTCCGTACCACGCTACGCGAGCTCATTGCGTTATTAGAGAAAGGCGATCTGCAAGGCTTCATGGATCAGCCTACGCAGAAAGTCCAAGACCTGTTTGAAGTTCAGACACAGGCCTACACCCAGCACGTAGATGATGTGCTGGCAAAATCGGCAACGGAAAATAAAAACTCCTACACCCTCTCAATGCTGATGGTGGTGGGGGCCGTAGCAATGCTGATTATCGTGATTTTATGCTCGCTGTATTGGCTGCGCAAAATGCTGATTGGTCCGCTGAATACCATGCGGGCGCATTTTGATCGTATTGCCGAAGGCGATCTTTCAGCCGAAATTCACGTTTTTGGCCGTAATGAACTGAGCCAGCTGTTTGGCAGCCTGCAAAAAATGCAGCAGTCGCTGGCCAAGACGGTACTAACCGTCCGCCAAGGTTCCGACGCGATTTATAACGGTCTGCAAGAGATTGCATCGGGTAACAACGATCTCTCTTCGCGTACCGAACAGCAGGCCGCTTCGCTGGAAGAAACCGCGGCCAGCATGGAACAGTTGACCGCAACGGTAAAACAGAACGCCGATAACGCACGTCAGGCAGCACGCTTGGCTAAAGAAGCCTCGGGAACGGCAACGTCCGGCGGCGAAATTGTGGGTAACGTCGTTCGCACCATGCACGAGATTGCTACCAGCTCACAGAAAATTGGCGATATCACCAGCGTGATCGACGGCATTGCTTTCCAAACCAACATTCTGGCACTGAATGCGGCGGTTGAGGCGGCACGTGCTGGTGAACAAGGTCGTGGTTTTGCCGTGGTCGCCGGAGAGGTTCGTAATTTGGCGCAACGCAGCGCGCAGGCAGCAAAAGAAATTAAAGGGCTGATTGACGATTCAGTCAGCCGTGTGAAGCAGGGATCGGCGCTGGTTGAAAACGCCGGTAACACCATGGATGAAGTGGTGCGTTCGGTGGCTCGCGTCACCGACATTATGGGGGAAATCTCCTCTGCTTCCGATGAACAGAGCCGAGGCATAGAACAAGTTGCCCTGGCGGTAACGCAAATGGATCAGGTGACGCAGCAGAACGCGGCACTGGTCGAAGAGGCTGCATCAGCGACGCAGGCGGTTGAAGAACAAGCAAATGCTCTAACCCGCTCTGTTGCCGCGTTCCATCTGGTATCAGCACCTGCTGCTCGAGTTGTCGATGATCCTATTGCCAACTCAGAGCAGTCGCTGCCCAAGGACAAAGATGTATGGCAACCGATTTAGCACCGGCTAAACGGTAGTTAATCGCGGGGGGAGGCTCTCTGCCCGCGTATTGCAAATTGGGTGAGTGATGGCGAATTTATTTACACAGTCAGGAAACGATGATGCTCAGGTACCTGCATTGATGATGCAGAGAGTGCCTCTGGCAGACGCCCATTTTCGTCGCATCAGCCAACTTATTTACCAACACGCAGGGATCGTGTTGGCCGATCATAAGCGGGAGATGGTTTATAACCGACTAGTGCGGCGTTTACGTGCACTGAATCTGAATGATTTTGGCGCGTATTTGGCGTTATTAGAAAGCAGCCAGAGCCACGGAGAGTGGCAAACGTTTATTAATTCATTAACCACGAATTTAACCGCTTTTTTTCGCGAAGCGCACCACTTCCCGATTTTAGCGGAGCATGCGCGTAAGCGGCCACACAACTACTGTGTGTGGAGTACGGCGGCATCTTCGGGAGAAGAGCCTTATTCGATCGCGATGACCCTTGCGGAAGCGTTAGGCACTACGCCAGTGGGGCCGCAGGTCTGGGCGAGCGATATCGATACACAGGTGTTAGAGAAAGCGGTGCGCGGCGTTTATCGACAAGAAGAAACCAAGCATCTTACGCCTTCGCAGCTGCAACGCTTTTTTCTGCGCGGCACAGGGCCTCAGGAAGGCTTTGTCCGTGTCAGGCCAGAGCTTGCCCAGCGGGTACAGTTTCAAATGCTGAATCTGCTGGCTCCTCAGTGGGATCTGCCGGGGCCGTTTGACGCCATATTTTGTCGCAACGTAATGATTTATTTCGATAAAGAAACTCAGGCGCGCATTCTCAATCGCTTTATCAAACTATTGAAACCCGGCGGGTTGTTGTTTGCGGGGCATTCGGAAAACTTTAGCCATATCAGCCAAGAGTTTTATTTGCGCGGACAAACCGTGTATGGGCTGTCCAAGGAGAGTCGATGAGTAAAATTCGGGTGTTGTGCGTTGATGATTCAGCGCTAATGCGTCAATTGATGACCGAGATTATTAATAGCCATCCTGATATGGAAATGGTCGCGGTGGCGCAAGATCCGCTGGTGGCACGCGATCTGATCAAAAAATTTAATCCGCAGGTGCTTACGCTAGACGTTGAAATGCCGCGCATGGACGGCATCGATTTTCTTGAAAAGCTGATGCGTTTACGTCCGATGCCGGTGGTGATGGTGTCGTCGTTAACGGGTAAAGGCTCAGAAATTACGCTTAGGGCGCTGGAGCTTGGCGCGGTGGATTTCGTCACCAAACCTCAGCTTGGGATCCGCGAAGGCATGCTGGCCTACAGCGAAATGATTGCCGATAAAGTGCGTGCGGCGGCGAAAGCGCGTCTGCCTGCGCGCGGCACGATGCCGGTAAAACCGGTGACGCTCAGCCATACTCCGTTGCTCAGCAGTGAAAAACTGATTGCGATTGGTGCATCAACGGGCGGAACCGAGGCGATTCGCCATGTGCTACAGCCGCTGCCGTCGTCAAGCCCCGCGCTGCTGATTACCCAGCATATGCCGCCGGGGTTTACGCGTTCGTTTGCCGAGCGCCTGAACAAACTGTGCCAGATCACCGTCAAGGAAGCCGAAGAGGGCGAACGCGTATTGCCAGGGCATGCCTACATTGCGCCGGGGGATATGCATCTGGAGCTGGCGCGCAGCGGCGCCAACTATATTGTGCGCCTGCATCAGGGGCCTGCGGTTAACCGTCATCGGCCTTCGGTTGATGTGCTGTTTGACTCGGTGGCGCGCTATGCAGGACGCAACGCGGTGGGCGTGATTTTAACCGGTATGGGTAACGATGGGGCTGCGGGAATGCTCAAAATGCATCAGGCAGGAGCCTATACCATCGCACAAAATGAAGCCAGTTGTGTGGTGTTTGGCATGCCGCGAGAGGCCATTTTAACGGGCGGCGTCGATGAAGTGGTCGATCTGCAACAAGTCAGTCAGCGAATGCTGACGCAAATTAGCGCCGGACAGGCGCTGCGTATTTAACGTTCCCTGCTGAGGGGGACTTTTGAGGAGTCAGTATGGCGGATAAGAATCTGCGTTTTTTGGTTGTCGATGATTTTGCCACAATGCGCCGCATCGTAAGAAACCTGCTTAAAGAGCTGGGTTTTAACAATGTAGAAGAAGCGGAAGATGGCGCCGATGCGTTAACCAAGCTGCGCACAGGGGCGTTTGATTTTGTGGTTTCCGATTGGAACATGCCCAACATGGATGGTCTGCAACTGTTGCAGGCGATTCGCGCCGACGGCAGTCTGGGAACATTACCGGTATTGATGGTGACCGCGGAAGCGAAAAAAGAAAACATTATTGCAGCAGCGCAGGCAGGTGCCAGCGGCTACGTCGTTAAACCGTTTACGGCAGCAACGCTAGAAGAAAAGCTGAATAAGATTTTTGAAAAGTTGGGGATCTAAGGAGTCACAATGAACGAACATCCTATGCCTGCAACTGATGCGGCGACGGCCAACGATATAATTGCTCGAATTGGGCAATTAACTCGCATGTTACGCGACAGCCTAAAAGAACTTGGGCTGGATCAGGCTATTGCACAGGCGGCAGAAGCGATTCCAGATGCCCGCGATCGTTTAGATTATGTGGTGCAGATGACGGCTCAGGCCGCAGAGCGTGCTTTAAACTGCGTTGAAGCGGCTC comes from the Hafnia alvei genome and includes:
- the cheY gene encoding chemotaxis response regulator CheY, giving the protein MADKNLRFLVVDDFATMRRIVRNLLKELGFNNVEEAEDGADALTKLRTGAFDFVVSDWNMPNMDGLQLLQAIRADGSLGTLPVLMVTAEAKKENIIAAAQAGASGYVVKPFTAATLEEKLNKIFEKLGI
- a CDS encoding methyl-accepting chemotaxis protein, whose protein sequence is MFNRIRVSTSLFLLLMVFCLLQLGSTGLSFMSIRSDNNNFSNVQIVNDQREALNQSWVALLQARNTLNRAGTRAALKVPQEKVNELMAGTRSSLQKADLYFNQFLAIPRVTKEGIELTETTKVSYENLRTTLRELIALLEKGDLQGFMDQPTQKVQDLFEVQTQAYTQHVDDVLAKSATENKNSYTLSMLMVVGAVAMLIIVILCSLYWLRKMLIGPLNTMRAHFDRIAEGDLSAEIHVFGRNELSQLFGSLQKMQQSLAKTVLTVRQGSDAIYNGLQEIASGNNDLSSRTEQQAASLEETAASMEQLTATVKQNADNARQAARLAKEASGTATSGGEIVGNVVRTMHEIATSSQKIGDITSVIDGIAFQTNILALNAAVEAARAGEQGRGFAVVAGEVRNLAQRSAQAAKEIKGLIDDSVSRVKQGSALVENAGNTMDEVVRSVARVTDIMGEISSASDEQSRGIEQVALAVTQMDQVTQQNAALVEEAASATQAVEEQANALTRSVAAFHLVSAPAARVVDDPIANSEQSLPKDKDVWQPI
- the cheR gene encoding protein-glutamate O-methyltransferase CheR yields the protein MANLFTQSGNDDAQVPALMMQRVPLADAHFRRISQLIYQHAGIVLADHKREMVYNRLVRRLRALNLNDFGAYLALLESSQSHGEWQTFINSLTTNLTAFFREAHHFPILAEHARKRPHNYCVWSTAASSGEEPYSIAMTLAEALGTTPVGPQVWASDIDTQVLEKAVRGVYRQEETKHLTPSQLQRFFLRGTGPQEGFVRVRPELAQRVQFQMLNLLAPQWDLPGPFDAIFCRNVMIYFDKETQARILNRFIKLLKPGGLLFAGHSENFSHISQEFYLRGQTVYGLSKESR
- a CDS encoding protein-glutamate methylesterase/protein-glutamine glutaminase — its product is MSKIRVLCVDDSALMRQLMTEIINSHPDMEMVAVAQDPLVARDLIKKFNPQVLTLDVEMPRMDGIDFLEKLMRLRPMPVVMVSSLTGKGSEITLRALELGAVDFVTKPQLGIREGMLAYSEMIADKVRAAAKARLPARGTMPVKPVTLSHTPLLSSEKLIAIGASTGGTEAIRHVLQPLPSSSPALLITQHMPPGFTRSFAERLNKLCQITVKEAEEGERVLPGHAYIAPGDMHLELARSGANYIVRLHQGPAVNRHRPSVDVLFDSVARYAGRNAVGVILTGMGNDGAAGMLKMHQAGAYTIAQNEASCVVFGMPREAILTGGVDEVVDLQQVSQRMLTQISAGQALRI